The DNA sequence TTTCTTTTCACCTAAACTCTAAGTATCTGATAACTGGAGATAAATATGGGACTTCTTTATTCACATTTGTCACTTCACGAACGGCAATTAATGTTTAATTGGCATCACTACCACAGCATACCCATTCGAGAGATTGCTCGCAGACTCGGTCGTTCTCACTCTACAATTTCACGAGAACTGAAACGCAATATCTCAAGCTACTATGTACCAACCTGGTACCCACACCTTGCCCAATCGATGTATGAGCGGAAAATGAGGGTTAGAGCGCAACGGGAAAACCTGAAAAGTAGCAACACTCAAGGCTACGTCATTGAAAAACTCAAGATAGGATGGACACCAGAGCTAATCTCAGGCCGTTTAAAGCACCATGAAACTCTACCCTATGTTTGCCATGAAACAATCTACCAATACATTTACAAAGAAGCACCTGAACTAATTTCCTGTTTGGCACGAAAACACAAATAACGTAAAAAGAAATATCCTGCTAGAAAATACAAGCAAGCAATCAACAACAAAACATCCATCCTAGAGCGCCCCGAAATAATCAATGACCGACTTGAATTTGGTCACTGGGAAAGTGACTCCATCATCTCTGCAGGTCAAAAACCTGGCTGTAACGTTGTTATTGAGCGCTGTACTCGCATGGTTCATATCACTAAGTTGAATGCAAAAACGGCAGAAGAAACGGAAAAGGCCCTTGTAAACAAGCTTATTCACCACCCATGCGATTTCGTAAAATCCATTACTTATGACAACGGAACCGAAAACTCTAACCACTTAAAAACTAATGATCAGCTAAAATGCGACTCGTTTTTTTGTCAGGCTTACCACTCATGGGAAAAAGGTGCTGTCGAACAAGTGAATGGCTTAATTCGTCGTTTCTTACCCAAAAAGACCGATATCACTCAAATTTCAGATAAGAAAATATTAGAGATTGAACATATTCTAAACTCTCGCCCAAGAAAATGCCTTAATTACCGAACACCACTCGAAGTATACGAACAGTATCGCAAAGATCTTCCAATAAGCTCAGCCTAGAATGAAAAAGGCCGACTAGAAATTAATTTCTGTCGGCCTCAACTTGTCACGGCCATCGGCTCCTCAGCCTGTACCGCTAATTTAGCGTAGCACAGCAGGATTAACTTGTCCAAAAATACCTGCGGGGTTTGGGGCGGCAAGCCCCAAGAGCTAAAACACAAAACAACTATCTCTTAGTGTCGATTGGTATAAGCAAACCATTGATCCAGAAACTAAAAAGTAGTTAACTTGTGCTGCCCGTGCACTTTAATCTTGAAGCTGGCGAGTCTGGAAGACTTGTCAAGTTTTTGGATGTCCTTTTCTTATTTTCGGATGTCCTTTTCTTATTTTCCGGCCATCTCTGGCTAGGGCTTTTGCAGCTAAGGGGTAAATGAATTCAAAAAAGACCTGATGTCAAATGTAAGGCCTGACCCCTAGGGCTTCTTTGGATGTCTTTTTTCGTTCAAAATGAGCCCAACAGCCCCGGCCATCTCTGGCTAGGGCTTTTACAGCTAAGGCACTAATTAACGTGGCTGCCCCGCTAATTAACGTCGCTGCCCTATGTGTTGATTCCTACAGACAATTATCAAAAACTCCCAACACTATCGCTACGACCAATGACACATTAAGAGTTAGGCTAGCGCCAAGAACCCCCTTTGCAAAAAAGTACTTTAACATCTCACCATC is a window from the Teredinibacter franksiae genome containing:
- a CDS encoding helix-turn-helix domain-containing protein, with the protein product MGLLYSHLSLHERQLMFNWHHYHSIPIREIARRLGRSHSTISRELKRNISSYYVPTWYPHLAQSMYERKMRVRAQRENLKSSNTQGYVIEKLKIGWTPELISGRLKHHETLPYVCHETIYQYIYKEAPELISCLARKHK